A part of Gemmatimonas groenlandica genomic DNA contains:
- a CDS encoding PepSY domain-containing protein, with protein sequence MTTFNPRIWNRKLHRWGSIGVALPFVIVLCSGLLLQLKKQLAWVQPPEEKTSVRVPTVTMEQILATAQSVPEAKVSSWADIDRLDVRPGKGIVKVATITNWEIQMELATGALLQSAYRRSDLIETIHDGSFFHPLMKLWVFFPAAVIVLGLWITGMYLFILPFRARANKRRVVPSSVGPSAE encoded by the coding sequence GTGACGACATTCAATCCGCGTATCTGGAATCGGAAGCTGCACCGCTGGGGCTCGATCGGCGTTGCGCTGCCGTTCGTTATCGTTCTCTGTAGCGGACTGCTCTTGCAGCTCAAGAAGCAGCTCGCCTGGGTGCAGCCGCCCGAGGAGAAAACGTCAGTGCGCGTGCCCACGGTCACGATGGAGCAGATTCTCGCCACCGCGCAGTCGGTGCCCGAGGCGAAGGTGTCGAGCTGGGCGGACATCGATCGACTCGATGTCCGCCCGGGCAAGGGGATCGTGAAGGTCGCGACGATTACCAATTGGGAGATCCAGATGGAGCTCGCCACCGGCGCGCTGTTGCAGTCGGCGTATCGGCGGTCGGATCTCATCGAGACCATTCATGACGGGTCGTTCTTTCATCCGCTCATGAAGCTCTGGGTCTTCTTTCCCGCGGCCGTGATCGTGCTCGGGCTCTGGATCACGGGGATGTATCTGTTCATCCTGCCGTTCCGTGCGCGGGCCAACAAGCGACGCGTGGTGCCGTCGTCCGTGGGGCCGTCGGCGGAGTGA
- a CDS encoding MBL fold metallo-hydrolase has protein sequence MSTPAGPPYSNRSGVNVDGAGAATWMVQRARDRLPRPPAHPIVGVAPDLAFIHGNRGEPALTWIGHSSLLLQIDGVNVLIDPVFSSRASPFRFAGPKRHQPPGLRADQLPRIDVVVLSHNHYDHLDRRSMRDVAVQRGGTPAFIVPRGTESWFATNLPRAAQDARVIGCAWDDVVRWPGLTRELELHFLSVQHWSNRTMLDRNLSLWGSWAIVHPDFRFWYSGDLGYSNEPREIGARFGHFDAAAIAIGAYEPRWFMRTQHVNPEEAVQVMLDVNAHEAVGVHWGTFALTDEPLDQPPRDLAAALTARGLPPDRFRVLRHGETRRYRWPDTPAGADTP, from the coding sequence GTGAGCACACCCGCCGGACCGCCGTACTCCAATCGCTCCGGCGTCAACGTGGATGGTGCCGGCGCGGCGACGTGGATGGTGCAGCGGGCGCGCGACCGACTCCCGCGTCCGCCCGCGCATCCCATCGTCGGCGTCGCGCCGGATCTTGCATTCATTCATGGCAACCGCGGTGAGCCGGCGCTCACGTGGATCGGCCATTCATCGTTGCTGCTGCAGATCGACGGCGTGAACGTGCTGATCGATCCCGTGTTCAGTTCGCGGGCCTCACCATTTCGGTTCGCCGGCCCCAAGCGTCACCAGCCTCCTGGCCTGCGCGCCGACCAGCTCCCGCGCATCGATGTGGTGGTGTTGTCGCACAACCACTACGATCATCTCGATCGGCGCTCGATGCGCGACGTGGCGGTGCAGCGTGGTGGCACTCCGGCGTTCATCGTGCCGCGTGGCACGGAATCGTGGTTTGCCACGAATCTGCCGCGCGCGGCGCAGGATGCCCGCGTGATCGGCTGCGCGTGGGATGACGTGGTGCGATGGCCCGGCCTCACGCGGGAACTCGAGCTGCATTTCTTATCGGTGCAGCATTGGTCGAATCGCACGATGCTCGATCGCAATCTGTCGCTATGGGGCAGCTGGGCCATCGTGCACCCCGACTTCCGCTTCTGGTACTCCGGTGACCTCGGTTACTCGAACGAACCGCGCGAGATCGGCGCGCGCTTCGGTCACTTCGATGCCGCCGCGATCGCGATCGGTGCCTACGAGCCGCGGTGGTTCATGCGCACGCAGCACGTGAACCCCGAGGAAGCGGTGCAGGTGATGCTCGATGTGAATGCGCACGAAGCTGTTGGTGTGCATTGGGGCACGTTCGCGCTCACCGACGAGCCGCTCGATCAGCCGCCGCGCGATCTGGCGGCCGCGCTTACGGCGCGCGGGTTACCGCCCGATCGGTTCCGGGTGCTGCGCCATGGCGAGACGCGTCGCTACCGGTGGCCAGATACACCAGCAGGGGCGGACACCCCATGA
- a CDS encoding DUF1592 domain-containing protein, translated as MRASAPTRRGLGHPVLSPAPSAIAPSALTDVVKKTCAGCHSEQRKQGNLSLQGFDMANINGSPELAEKMIGKLRAGMMPPPGRPKPGGDTLDVLAGTLERMMDARYALNPNPGARTFQRLNRAEYERSVKDLLGVDIKAESWLPLDTKSANFDNIADVQMPSATLLDSYLDAASEISRLAVGDPKASVSTSSYKIARLASQVDPVEGAPAGTRGGTSVTHTFPADGEYVFTITLHAIPTGQLFGSAAPFDEKIEISVNGERMAVLDVDRGMSQADPNGMEIRTKPISVRAGPQRITAAFIRTFEGPVNDNIAPIGHSIADTQIGSQAGITTQSHVQMFAVTGPFNPTGVSDTPSRRRIFSCRPLTPSEARPCAEKIMTRLGAQAYRRPLAPNDLKGLLTFYDAGAKDGGFELGIRTAVEALLASPHFIFRVEEMPAVSKPGSRVAVNGLDLASRLSFFVWGAPPDSQLVSLGRRGLLTDTTVLIAQTKRMLADKRSSALSTRFAAQWLRLSDIEKVHPDALQYPDFREQLADDMVQETELFFDHLVRENRSFLDLYTANWTYVNEDLAKHYGIPGVVGTDFRRVEYPANSGRVGIFGHGSVLTLTSHANRTSPVLRGKWVMEVLMGTPPPAPPPNVPDLEKTGDSKEGRMLTTRERMEEHRANPSCRSCHVFIDPIGLAMDNFDVNGQWRIRENGTPLDTRGDFYDGTKITNALELQKALLKRPTPLVRNFTQNLMAYALGRRVEYYDHPAVRKIEAQVKANNYRMQDFIVGVVKSDAFRLKKVMEQADSGTKGVSAPGVR; from the coding sequence GTGCGAGCTTCCGCGCCGACGCGGCGCGGTCTGGGGCATCCGGTGCTATCGCCCGCCCCGTCCGCGATCGCGCCTTCGGCGCTGACCGACGTGGTCAAGAAGACCTGCGCCGGCTGTCACAGCGAGCAGCGCAAACAGGGCAACCTGTCGCTGCAGGGCTTCGACATGGCGAACATCAACGGCAGTCCTGAGCTCGCCGAAAAGATGATCGGCAAGCTGCGTGCAGGCATGATGCCGCCGCCGGGTCGTCCGAAGCCGGGTGGTGACACGCTCGACGTGCTCGCCGGTACCCTCGAACGGATGATGGATGCGCGCTACGCGCTCAATCCCAATCCCGGCGCGCGCACCTTTCAGCGTCTGAATCGCGCCGAGTACGAACGGTCCGTGAAGGATCTCCTCGGCGTGGATATCAAGGCCGAATCCTGGCTGCCGCTCGATACCAAGAGCGCCAACTTCGACAACATCGCCGACGTGCAGATGCCGTCGGCCACGCTGCTCGACTCCTACCTCGACGCGGCCAGCGAGATCAGTCGCCTCGCGGTGGGCGACCCGAAGGCGAGCGTGAGCACGTCGAGCTACAAGATTGCGCGTTTGGCGTCGCAGGTTGATCCGGTCGAAGGCGCACCGGCCGGCACGCGCGGCGGAACGTCGGTGACACACACGTTCCCGGCCGATGGTGAGTACGTGTTCACGATCACGCTGCACGCCATTCCTACGGGGCAGCTGTTCGGTTCAGCCGCACCGTTCGACGAGAAGATCGAAATCTCGGTGAATGGTGAGCGCATGGCGGTGCTCGATGTCGACCGCGGCATGTCGCAGGCCGACCCGAACGGCATGGAGATCCGCACAAAGCCGATCTCGGTGCGCGCCGGTCCGCAGCGCATCACGGCCGCGTTTATCCGGACGTTCGAAGGTCCGGTGAATGACAATATCGCGCCGATCGGGCACAGCATTGCCGACACGCAGATCGGCTCGCAGGCCGGTATCACCACGCAGTCGCACGTGCAGATGTTCGCCGTCACGGGCCCGTTCAATCCGACCGGTGTGTCGGATACGCCGAGCCGTCGTCGCATCTTCAGCTGCCGCCCGCTCACGCCGTCCGAGGCGCGTCCGTGCGCCGAGAAGATCATGACGCGGTTGGGCGCGCAGGCGTATCGTCGCCCGCTCGCGCCGAACGATCTGAAGGGACTGCTCACGTTCTATGACGCCGGGGCCAAGGACGGCGGTTTCGAACTCGGTATTCGCACCGCCGTCGAAGCGTTGCTGGCCAGCCCGCACTTCATCTTCCGTGTGGAAGAGATGCCGGCGGTGTCGAAGCCGGGCTCGCGCGTGGCGGTGAATGGCCTCGATCTGGCCTCGCGTCTTTCGTTCTTCGTGTGGGGCGCTCCGCCCGACTCGCAGCTCGTATCGCTGGGCCGTCGCGGTCTGCTGACTGACACCACGGTACTGATCGCACAGACCAAGCGCATGCTCGCCGACAAGCGCAGCAGCGCCCTGTCCACGCGCTTCGCGGCGCAGTGGCTGCGGTTGTCGGACATCGAAAAAGTGCATCCTGATGCGCTGCAGTATCCCGACTTTCGGGAACAGCTGGCGGACGACATGGTGCAGGAAACCGAGCTGTTCTTCGATCATCTCGTGCGCGAGAACCGCAGCTTCCTCGACCTCTATACGGCCAACTGGACGTACGTGAACGAGGATCTCGCGAAGCATTACGGCATCCCGGGCGTGGTCGGTACCGACTTCCGTCGCGTCGAGTATCCGGCCAACTCGGGCCGCGTCGGCATCTTCGGGCATGGCAGTGTGCTCACGCTGACGTCGCATGCGAATCGCACGTCGCCGGTGTTGCGCGGCAAGTGGGTGATGGAAGTGCTCATGGGCACGCCGCCGCCCGCGCCGCCGCCGAACGTGCCCGATCTCGAGAAGACGGGTGACAGCAAGGAAGGTCGCATGCTCACCACGCGCGAGCGTATGGAAGAGCACCGCGCCAATCCGAGTTGCCGGTCGTGTCATGTGTTCATCGATCCCATCGGCCTGGCCATGGACAACTTCGATGTGAACGGCCAGTGGCGCATTCGCGAGAACGGCACCCCGCTCGACACCCGTGGCGACTTCTACGACGGTACGAAGATCACCAACGCGCTCGAACTGCAGAAGGCGCTGCTCAAGCGGCCCACGCCGCTGGTGCGCAACTTCACGCAGAACCTGATGGCGTATGCCTTGGGCCGTCGTGTGGAGTACTACGATCATCCCGCGGTGCGGAAGATCGAAGCGCAGGTGAAGGCGAACAACTATCGCATGCAGGACTTCATCGTCGGTGTCGTAAAGAGCGACGCGTTCCGGCTGAAGAAAGTGATGGAGCAGGCTGACTCGGGGACGAAGGGCGTTTCGGCGCCCGGCGTTCGCTGA
- a CDS encoding c-type cytochrome: MTISNVLPSAFLATVVAASVFGGSRMSAQRPLAVPPLRAAMFVADSAKLYTEAQAVEGAKVWTATCSGCHESKDVTSADFKTKWVGRSLFELYEQIRTTMPDDAPGTLTPEQYLTSVTYILKLNGLPAGETALVSDSATMSTLKFELPAPPPTSPLVP; encoded by the coding sequence ATGACGATCAGCAACGTTCTTCCCAGCGCATTTCTCGCGACGGTGGTCGCCGCCAGCGTTTTCGGTGGTAGCCGGATGTCCGCGCAGCGCCCTCTGGCCGTACCTCCGCTGCGCGCCGCGATGTTCGTAGCCGACAGCGCCAAGTTGTATACCGAAGCCCAGGCGGTCGAGGGGGCGAAGGTGTGGACCGCCACATGCTCGGGCTGTCACGAATCGAAAGATGTCACCAGCGCCGACTTCAAGACGAAATGGGTCGGTCGTTCGTTGTTCGAGCTGTATGAGCAGATCCGGACGACCATGCCCGACGATGCGCCTGGCACGTTGACGCCGGAGCAGTACCTGACCTCCGTTACATACATTCTGAAGCTCAATGGGCTGCCGGCGGGCGAGACGGCCCTCGTGTCCGATTCGGCAACCATGTCGACGCTGAAGTTCGAGTTGCCGGCACCACCGCCGACATCACCGTTGGTACCGTAA
- a CDS encoding SusC/RagA family TonB-linked outer membrane protein yields the protein MRLFGPVATDRGERIRSPHHSVYRRPLAAVCARLALFAGLVGASLLAAPRLEAQAAGGTISGRVTDAATGNPVSQVRVLVSGTQNGTLTADNGRYTLRVTTTGAVTLDVNRIGYEAQKITVTVGATPVVADVQIKQAAFSLAAVVTTVTGQQRKVELANATAQINVAEKIAELPVSNMGSLLSGRTSSVQVVQTGATGTGSRIRIRGQNSFSLSNDPIVVIDGVRATSTTNNALGVGGSGPSRLDDINPSEIETIEIVKGPSAATLYGTEAANGVVVITTKRGKSGKTNYSLSVENGKIDNTAEYPDLWTLWGRTAASPTRAVPCLLTAVSLGTCTSVDSLSHGNILNDPNLTPLSDGSRRQYNLQASGGNDKVQFFVSGQTEGETGIYKLPDNEIARLKARRGVTALPSDIVRPNALARNSFRANVNAELRKGLFVQASSGYVNSELRLPQNEDNGNGLMVLALGGPWRADLVDAQGDSLRGYRAFMLGDVLSQTTKQGLNRFINSVSAQWTPTTWLATRAAIGSDYTGRNDFFISKVGEGPNTGTVRTGNIQSQRVDINQQTADYGATGTFQLTDWMKSTTSIGMQYIRNAVGLTSGTGIGLPPGGVTVSSAATRSSTQTYNERRTLGYYVEQQVALRDRLFITGGVRRDAASAFGANTRAVYYPKLGASWLISDETFLPLPEFVNSLRLRGTYGASGQIPGATDAVRFYSPGPLTTASGDAPAASLGSLGNANLKPEYSAETEFGFDVAMFSGRTNIEVTSYSKSTTDALIQRQIAPSLSGLTTQFVNIGNIKNSGVEFTWNQRIIDRDAAALSFAFTGSTNKNRMTKLGEGVSSIASGNRDTQQNRPGYPLFGLWSRPINFSDKNNDGIITFNANRDLSELTFGPVGGDTAVYQGNTFPTREIAFSPTLELFNKKLKISGQVDSKWGFKKFNNTLRHQCMNGVTCRGRYDKSASLQEQANALATSQAVYTGMFENGAFTRFRELSASYEMPTKWANAVRASRWSVIVTGRNLGVITDYTGVDPEAAQSNNDARGNEEYFSTPPLRIMTLRMNFSF from the coding sequence ATGCGATTGTTCGGACCCGTCGCGACTGATCGTGGCGAGCGAATCCGCTCGCCACATCATTCCGTTTATCGCCGCCCACTGGCCGCTGTATGCGCCCGCCTTGCCCTGTTTGCCGGGCTCGTCGGCGCCTCCTTGCTTGCGGCTCCGCGCCTCGAAGCGCAGGCTGCCGGCGGAACTATCTCCGGACGCGTCACCGACGCCGCCACCGGGAACCCGGTCTCCCAGGTACGTGTGCTGGTCTCCGGCACGCAGAACGGTACGCTCACCGCCGATAACGGGCGGTACACGCTTCGCGTCACCACGACTGGTGCCGTGACGCTCGATGTGAATCGCATCGGCTACGAAGCACAGAAGATCACGGTGACGGTCGGCGCCACGCCGGTGGTTGCCGACGTCCAGATCAAGCAGGCGGCCTTCTCGCTCGCCGCCGTCGTCACCACGGTGACCGGCCAGCAGCGTAAGGTCGAACTGGCGAACGCCACGGCGCAGATCAACGTGGCCGAGAAGATCGCCGAGCTCCCCGTGTCCAACATGGGCAGCCTGCTCTCGGGTCGTACCTCCAGCGTGCAGGTCGTGCAGACCGGCGCCACCGGTACCGGCTCGCGTATCCGTATCCGCGGCCAGAACTCGTTCTCGCTCTCGAACGATCCCATCGTCGTTATCGACGGTGTGCGTGCCACCTCGACCACGAACAACGCTCTTGGCGTTGGTGGTTCGGGCCCGTCGCGTCTGGACGACATCAACCCCTCCGAAATCGAGACCATCGAAATCGTGAAGGGTCCGTCGGCCGCCACGCTATATGGCACCGAAGCGGCGAACGGCGTGGTCGTCATCACGACCAAGCGCGGTAAGTCGGGCAAGACGAACTACAGCCTGAGCGTCGAGAACGGCAAGATCGACAACACGGCTGAATATCCCGACCTGTGGACGCTGTGGGGCCGCACCGCGGCCTCGCCAACCCGGGCCGTGCCCTGCTTGCTCACGGCCGTGTCCCTCGGCACCTGTACGTCCGTGGATTCGCTCTCGCACGGCAACATCCTGAACGATCCGAACCTGACCCCGCTCAGCGACGGTAGCCGTCGGCAGTACAACCTGCAGGCGTCGGGCGGCAACGATAAGGTGCAGTTCTTCGTCTCCGGTCAGACCGAAGGCGAAACGGGCATTTACAAGCTGCCCGACAACGAAATCGCGCGACTCAAGGCGCGCCGCGGTGTGACCGCGTTGCCGTCGGACATCGTGCGCCCGAACGCCTTGGCGCGTAACAGCTTCCGCGCCAACGTGAACGCCGAGCTCCGCAAGGGACTCTTCGTGCAGGCATCCTCCGGCTACGTGAACAGCGAGCTGCGCCTGCCGCAGAACGAAGACAACGGCAACGGCCTCATGGTGCTCGCCCTCGGCGGCCCGTGGCGCGCCGACCTGGTCGATGCGCAGGGCGATTCGCTCCGCGGCTATCGCGCCTTCATGCTGGGTGATGTGCTCTCGCAGACCACCAAGCAGGGGCTCAATCGCTTCATCAACAGCGTGTCCGCCCAGTGGACGCCGACCACGTGGCTCGCCACCCGCGCCGCGATCGGCTCGGACTACACCGGCCGCAACGACTTCTTCATCTCGAAGGTCGGTGAAGGCCCGAATACGGGCACGGTCCGTACCGGCAACATCCAGAGCCAGCGTGTCGACATCAACCAGCAGACCGCAGACTACGGTGCCACCGGCACCTTTCAGCTGACCGATTGGATGAAGTCGACCACGAGCATCGGTATGCAGTACATCCGCAACGCCGTGGGCCTCACGTCGGGTACCGGTATCGGCCTGCCGCCGGGCGGTGTCACGGTGTCATCCGCCGCGACGCGCTCCAGCACCCAGACGTATAACGAGCGTCGCACGCTCGGCTACTACGTGGAGCAGCAGGTCGCCCTGCGCGATCGCCTGTTCATCACGGGCGGCGTGCGTCGTGACGCCGCCAGCGCCTTCGGTGCCAACACGCGCGCTGTGTACTATCCGAAGCTCGGTGCGTCGTGGCTCATCTCCGACGAGACGTTCCTTCCGCTCCCGGAGTTCGTGAACTCGCTGCGTCTGCGCGGTACGTACGGCGCGTCGGGGCAGATCCCGGGTGCGACCGACGCCGTGCGCTTCTACTCGCCGGGTCCGCTCACGACGGCCAGTGGCGATGCCCCGGCCGCATCGCTCGGCTCGCTCGGTAACGCCAACCTCAAGCCGGAATACTCGGCCGAAACCGAATTCGGTTTCGACGTGGCCATGTTCTCCGGTCGTACGAACATCGAAGTGACGTCGTATAGCAAGAGCACGACGGACGCCCTGATTCAGCGCCAGATCGCGCCGTCGCTGTCGGGTCTCACCACGCAGTTCGTAAACATCGGCAACATCAAGAACTCGGGTGTCGAGTTCACGTGGAATCAGCGCATCATCGACCGTGACGCCGCGGCACTCTCGTTCGCGTTCACCGGTTCGACGAACAAGAACCGGATGACGAAGCTTGGCGAAGGTGTTTCGTCGATCGCGTCGGGTAATCGCGACACGCAGCAGAATCGTCCGGGTTATCCGTTGTTCGGACTCTGGAGCCGGCCGATCAACTTCAGTGACAAGAACAACGACGGCATCATCACGTTCAACGCGAACCGGGACCTCAGCGAGCTGACGTTCGGACCCGTTGGTGGTGATACGGCGGTGTACCAGGGCAACACCTTCCCCACGCGCGAAATCGCGTTCTCGCCGACTCTTGAGCTATTCAACAAGAAGCTCAAGATTTCGGGTCAGGTGGACAGCAAGTGGGGCTTCAAGAAGTTCAACAACACGCTGCGTCACCAGTGCATGAACGGCGTGACCTGCCGCGGCCGCTACGATAAGAGCGCCTCGCTGCAGGAACAGGCCAACGCGTTGGCGACGTCGCAGGCGGTGTACACGGGCATGTTCGAGAACGGCGCGTTCACGCGCTTCCGCGAACTGTCGGCGTCGTACGAAATGCCGACCAAGTGGGCCAACGCGGTTCGCGCGTCGCGCTGGAGCGTCATCGTCACCGGCCGCAATCTCGGCGTGATCACGGACTACACCGGCGTCGATCCTGAAGCCGCGCAGTCCAACAACGACGCCCGCGGTAACGAGGAGTACTTCTCCACGCCGCCTCTGCGCATCATGACGCTGCGCATGAACTTCTCCTTCTGA
- a CDS encoding NAD(P)/FAD-dependent oxidoreductase, with the protein MEDPAHEPSALPRRDFLRIAGVGAGALLASGCASAGAFASAAPVRGIERGRAKDGGVGHVVVIGAGAWGGWTAYHLRERGARVTLIDAYGPGNSRSTSGDETRGIRSSYGDRATGELWTPWARAAIERWRLFEKEWAPVFRTSYFHQTGDVIMRATAEPFITKTLELWKANNVPHEVLNGAELRKRYPVIKADDMTIAITEPDAGVVRCRAATQAVAAVGQKMGVKLVISRVRPGPIVNGSMDGVILEDGTTVRGDSYVFACGPWLRKLFPYMENRMRVPIGVACYFGVPVGDSRFTFPNLPSFNFPGVTGWPVLPVDSRGFRVRGAIAPPAPPAGTAPATPAAVGPAAGAPVAADPLQQDPDTSGRWASQDRIDGSRRFLAARFPLLANAPLLETRACHYESSVNGNFIIDHVPGTSNAWIAGVGQAEGFKFGPVVGEYVAQRVLGINGEPKLVAAFKLPTEEYEKPPG; encoded by the coding sequence ATGGAGGATCCCGCGCACGAGCCCTCGGCCCTGCCCCGTCGCGACTTCCTCCGGATCGCCGGTGTCGGCGCGGGCGCCTTGCTCGCCTCAGGTTGCGCCTCCGCTGGGGCCTTTGCATCAGCCGCCCCGGTGCGCGGCATCGAGCGCGGTCGAGCGAAGGACGGCGGCGTCGGGCATGTCGTCGTGATCGGTGCCGGCGCCTGGGGCGGATGGACCGCCTACCATCTCCGCGAGCGTGGCGCCCGCGTCACCCTCATCGACGCCTACGGCCCCGGTAACTCGCGCTCCACCAGCGGCGACGAGACGCGGGGCATCCGCTCGTCGTACGGCGATCGCGCGACCGGTGAGCTCTGGACCCCGTGGGCACGTGCCGCGATCGAGCGCTGGCGGCTCTTCGAGAAGGAATGGGCGCCCGTCTTCCGCACGTCGTATTTCCACCAAACGGGCGATGTGATCATGCGGGCGACGGCCGAGCCCTTCATCACGAAGACGCTCGAGCTCTGGAAGGCGAACAACGTGCCGCATGAGGTGCTCAACGGCGCCGAACTGCGCAAACGGTATCCGGTCATCAAGGCCGATGACATGACCATCGCCATCACGGAGCCCGATGCCGGCGTCGTGCGCTGTCGGGCCGCGACGCAGGCGGTGGCCGCCGTTGGCCAAAAGATGGGAGTGAAGCTCGTCATCAGCCGAGTACGTCCCGGCCCGATCGTGAACGGCTCGATGGATGGCGTGATCCTCGAAGACGGCACCACCGTACGCGGCGATTCCTATGTGTTCGCCTGTGGACCGTGGCTGCGCAAACTCTTTCCATATATGGAGAACAGGATGCGCGTACCCATCGGCGTCGCCTGTTACTTCGGGGTGCCGGTCGGCGATTCACGATTCACGTTCCCCAATCTTCCCAGTTTCAACTTTCCGGGTGTCACCGGCTGGCCCGTGTTGCCCGTCGACTCGCGCGGCTTCCGCGTGCGCGGCGCGATCGCACCGCCGGCGCCACCGGCTGGCACGGCGCCCGCGACCCCGGCTGCCGTGGGACCCGCCGCGGGTGCACCCGTGGCGGCCGATCCGCTCCAGCAAGACCCCGACACCAGCGGTCGCTGGGCCAGTCAGGATCGCATCGATGGATCCCGTCGCTTCCTCGCCGCGCGCTTTCCGCTGCTGGCCAACGCCCCGCTGCTCGAAACGCGCGCCTGTCACTACGAATCGAGCGTGAACGGCAACTTCATCATCGATCACGTGCCAGGCACGTCGAACGCCTGGATCGCCGGTGTCGGTCAGGCCGAGGGATTCAAATTCGGACCCGTGGTTGGCGAGTACGTCGCGCAGCGCGTTCTGGGTATCAACGGAGAACCGAAGCTCGTGGCGGCGTTCAAGCTACCCACCGAAGAATACGAGAAGCCGCCCGGTTGA
- a CDS encoding aldolase/citrate lyase family protein: MRPCWMLSAAAVAVSLSAVSPLHAQTRLNPVIDLIAKKQPVFGLYGPANRRARPGQPALSPDSIKSPAQLATDALGYKKADYIFDGSMEGDFDAALPQFAAFAKGMSDQGALQKGKAPRFTHPIFVKTHEIAPDPALAAKRIGQQLNLGVTGIVFVGVESPEELKQGLAAMRFKSQGGTRSDDVGDAPAMWGVTPTEYKAKADLWPLNPKGELYNFTIVESKAGLAKVREIAAVKGVGVLFPGAGTLRGVFSTTDAAGKRTFDEKGWEAAIQQVLAACKEFSVPCGYPAGAADIEMRMKQGFSVFVIGWGEPGFKAVEIGRGVAGR; encoded by the coding sequence GTGCGCCCCTGCTGGATGCTGTCGGCCGCTGCTGTGGCCGTCTCTCTGAGCGCTGTCTCCCCCCTGCACGCTCAGACGCGCCTGAATCCCGTGATCGACCTGATTGCCAAGAAGCAGCCAGTGTTCGGTCTGTATGGCCCCGCCAACCGCCGCGCCCGCCCCGGCCAGCCCGCGCTGTCACCCGACTCGATCAAGTCACCGGCCCAGCTCGCCACCGACGCGCTCGGCTACAAGAAGGCCGACTACATCTTCGACGGCAGCATGGAAGGCGACTTCGACGCCGCCCTCCCGCAGTTCGCCGCCTTCGCGAAGGGTATGAGCGACCAGGGTGCCCTCCAGAAGGGTAAGGCGCCGCGTTTCACGCACCCGATCTTCGTGAAAACGCATGAAATTGCCCCCGATCCGGCGCTGGCCGCCAAGCGCATTGGTCAGCAGCTCAACCTCGGCGTCACGGGCATCGTGTTCGTCGGCGTGGAGAGCCCGGAAGAGCTCAAGCAGGGCCTCGCCGCCATGCGTTTCAAGTCTCAGGGCGGCACGCGCTCGGACGACGTGGGTGACGCCCCGGCCATGTGGGGCGTGACGCCGACCGAGTACAAGGCCAAGGCGGATCTGTGGCCGCTCAACCCGAAGGGCGAGCTGTACAACTTCACGATCGTGGAGAGCAAGGCCGGCCTGGCCAAGGTGCGCGAGATCGCCGCGGTGAAGGGCGTCGGCGTGCTCTTCCCGGGCGCGGGCACCCTGCGCGGCGTGTTCAGCACGACGGATGCGGCCGGCAAGCGCACGTTCGACGAGAAGGGCTGGGAAGCGGCAATCCAGCAGGTGCTGGCGGCATGCAAGGAATTCAGCGTGCCGTGCGGTTATCCGGCCGGTGCCGCCGATATCGAGATGCGCATGAAGCAGGGGTTCAGCGTCTTCGTGATCGGCTGGGGCGAGCCGGGCTTCAAGGCGGTTGAGATCGGCCGCGGCGTAGCGGGTCGGTAA